A genomic stretch from Helianthus annuus cultivar XRQ/B chromosome 1, HanXRQr2.0-SUNRISE, whole genome shotgun sequence includes:
- the LOC110878092 gene encoding transcription factor bHLH153, with translation MMEHKWSPVSIEQGNLTSLTPKRHKAGLSISPKERKDKVGERIAALQQLVSPYGKTDTASVLLEAIEYIHFLHDQVKVSSAPYLHSNPTAQSQDLDSYNLKAKGLCLVPVSYMNGVGSSNGADIWAPIKTPSPKW, from the exons ATGATGGAGCATAAGTGGAGTCCAGTATCCATTGAACAAGGGAATCTTACTTCTTTGACACCAAAAAGGCACAAGGCTGGTTTGTCTATTTCCCCCAAG GAAAGAAAAGATAAGGTTGGTGAGAGGATAGCTGCCCTTCAACAGCTTGTCTCACCATATGGCAAG ACAGATACCGCTTCTGTGCTTCTTGAAGCAATAGAGTACATACACTTTCTTCATGACCAAGTCAAG GTGTCGAGTGCTCCTTATCTTCACAGCAACCCAACAGCTCAGTCTCAG GATTTGGATTCATATAACCTGAAAGCGAAAGGGTTGTGTCTGGTTCCGGTTTCATATATGAACGGAGTTGGTAGCAGCAATGGAGCAGATATCTGGGCCCCAATCAAGACCCCTTCCCCCAAATGGTAG